A window from Streptomyces sp. NBC_00299 encodes these proteins:
- a CDS encoding lysozyme has translation MPVHRPEPLRRRRPHLAGPLLAAVLSLLLAAHPSPATADDTPPRGSAHMGMGVLAHDGEESVPADVLATQLEGVDVSSHQGDVAWPTLWNSGVKWAYVKATEGTYYTNPYFAQQYNGSYNVGMIRGAYHFATPDTTNGATQANYFVDHGGGWSRDGKTLPGALDIEWNPYGDACYGKTPAAMVTWIRDFVTQYKTRTGRAPVIYTATSWWKQCTGNHSGFASANPLWIARYAAAVGELPAGWSYYTMWQYTSSGPTVGDHNRFNGALDRLQALANG, from the coding sequence ATGCCCGTGCACAGACCCGAACCGCTCCGCCGCCGGCGCCCGCACCTCGCCGGGCCCCTGCTCGCCGCCGTCCTCTCCCTACTCCTCGCCGCCCACCCCTCTCCCGCCACCGCCGACGACACCCCGCCCCGCGGCTCCGCCCACATGGGCATGGGCGTCCTGGCCCACGACGGCGAGGAGAGCGTCCCCGCCGATGTCCTGGCCACCCAGTTGGAAGGCGTGGACGTCTCCAGCCACCAGGGCGACGTCGCCTGGCCGACCCTGTGGAACAGCGGGGTCAAGTGGGCCTACGTGAAGGCCACCGAGGGGACCTACTACACCAACCCCTACTTCGCCCAGCAGTACAACGGCTCCTACAACGTCGGCATGATCCGCGGCGCCTATCACTTCGCCACCCCGGACACCACCAATGGAGCAACCCAGGCCAACTACTTCGTCGATCACGGCGGTGGCTGGTCCCGCGACGGCAAGACGCTGCCGGGTGCCCTCGACATCGAGTGGAACCCCTACGGCGACGCCTGCTACGGCAAGACCCCGGCCGCGATGGTCACCTGGATCCGCGACTTCGTGACCCAGTACAAGACCCGCACCGGCCGCGCCCCCGTCATCTACACGGCCACCAGCTGGTGGAAGCAGTGCACCGGCAACCACAGCGGCTTCGCCTCCGCCAATCCCCTGTGGATCGCGCGGTACGCCGCCGCCGTGGGCGAACTCCCGGCCGGCTGGAGCTACTACACCATGTGGCAGTACACGTCCTCCGGGCCGACCGTCGGCGACCACAACAGGTTCAACGGGGCGCTGGACCGCCTCCAGGCTCTGGCCAACGGCTGA
- a CDS encoding MarR family winged helix-turn-helix transcriptional regulator → MHEDGNGDGPRVEPGGASAEGVSGGGPGRPEFLDLERELTVLFRRARAKQGEMAREVHPDLESAAYGLLVRLDESGRLRATELAAYIGVGKATMSRQLRALEDLGLVAREPDPADGRAWLVHLTEEGRGRVAKVREARRERYVAQLSHWDRLEVAELARLLNQLNRGMEK, encoded by the coding sequence GTGCACGAAGACGGAAACGGCGACGGGCCGCGAGTCGAACCCGGGGGCGCCTCCGCCGAAGGAGTGTCCGGTGGTGGTCCGGGCCGGCCCGAGTTCCTCGATCTGGAACGCGAGTTGACGGTCCTGTTCCGGCGGGCCCGGGCCAAGCAGGGGGAGATGGCCCGCGAGGTCCATCCGGACCTGGAATCGGCGGCGTACGGCCTGTTGGTCCGTCTGGATGAGTCCGGGCGGCTGCGTGCCACCGAACTCGCCGCATACATCGGCGTCGGCAAGGCCACCATGTCCCGCCAGCTGCGCGCCCTGGAGGATCTGGGGCTGGTCGCCCGCGAACCCGACCCCGCCGACGGGCGGGCGTGGCTGGTGCACCTCACCGAGGAGGGGCGAGGCCGGGTCGCCAAGGTGCGCGAGGCACGGCGGGAGCGCTATGTCGCGCAGCTCTCCCACTGGGACCGGCTCGAGGTCGCGGAGCTGGCGCGGCTGCTGAACCAGTTGAACCGGGGGATGGAGAAGTAG
- a CDS encoding sensor histidine kinase — protein sequence MRAPVQKMRPRRSGKKTASTGGTQPTPGTTTDATPAGRGRPTHVRNRLIVAVAVVAAAIAAAGVPSVVAASGQLHDSQELVTLAAQTEDALTLAHSLADERDEVTTYVAAGRPKSKAPSEQRSARVDRQVEELRADTDAPASLHDDLDGIAAVRRGALTGKSSALEAHNAYSATISELHRLAERLAEQMPPRAGSGAYALAELDSAVQQAAATRGLLLAALSVPTTTETVIDPVTGVPVTRETSSDADAEQRAALSAAAQQARLRSDAAVADFRDSAPKTARTSYDSTVTGPEIGTAERYLAALTDQATLSDRDLATDARRVEAALSARVDMMRGVESALYDRRTKALEELRDDDVTALEIRIAILGALMLLAVGVATGMARSLTRPLAVLRLGSARLAAAEDPAAQEPVKFTGRKDEFAQVVDSVNALHAHALALHERIGTLESDRKHLVGQRQKMADAREELRTELAESAAQLDRLRDSIGSTFVNLALRTLGLVERQLGVIEGLEEREQDPERLATLFKLDHFATVMRRHSENLLVLAGTEHVQQHAGPVPLVDVVRAAVSEIERYERVRIAALPPHAHVAGFAADDLSHLLAELMENATSFSPPDLPVEISGWLLESGEVMLSVQDEGIGMTDERMSRLNSRLADFDPENSYDQEGDEGLGLGLYVVARLAHRHGVRVQLREQKQGGIAAVAVLPGGLLAAAPPAAVPSDTPHRTGAHTFSLPGADAEANSNVLPGRAKGEDPLVALAERAVRETGDAEEAVRRPAAPEAEQEREHPAETTMELLIPAQATGEEPTAAAEPVAAEPAAAEGEGEAEAVHERVPDDADELVTDKGLPKRTPKITAPTQAPRQRTGSVDADALRRRLGGFRQGAAAGYRDVQAEIAEHTGQNPAPSTETEAATGGTAEEASS from the coding sequence ATGCGAGCACCGGTGCAGAAGATGCGGCCACGTCGCTCAGGCAAGAAGACGGCCTCCACGGGGGGCACGCAGCCCACTCCCGGCACCACCACCGACGCCACACCCGCCGGCAGGGGGCGCCCCACCCACGTACGGAACCGGCTGATCGTCGCCGTCGCCGTCGTGGCCGCCGCCATCGCCGCGGCCGGCGTCCCCTCGGTCGTCGCCGCCTCCGGGCAACTGCACGACTCCCAGGAGCTGGTGACCCTCGCCGCACAGACCGAGGACGCGCTCACCCTCGCCCACTCCCTGGCCGACGAGCGCGACGAGGTCACGACGTACGTCGCCGCCGGCCGTCCCAAGTCCAAGGCGCCCAGCGAGCAGCGCAGCGCCCGCGTCGACCGGCAGGTCGAGGAACTGCGCGCCGACACCGACGCGCCCGCCTCCCTGCACGACGACCTCGACGGCATCGCGGCCGTGCGCAGGGGCGCGCTCACCGGCAAGAGCAGCGCGCTGGAAGCGCACAACGCCTACTCGGCCACCATCAGCGAACTGCACCGGCTCGCCGAGCGGCTGGCCGAGCAGATGCCGCCCCGCGCGGGCTCCGGAGCCTACGCGCTGGCCGAGCTGGACTCCGCCGTGCAGCAGGCCGCCGCCACCCGGGGGCTGCTGCTCGCCGCCCTGAGCGTGCCGACCACCACCGAGACCGTCATCGACCCGGTCACCGGCGTCCCGGTCACCCGCGAGACCTCCTCGGACGCCGACGCCGAGCAGCGTGCCGCCCTCAGCGCCGCCGCCCAGCAGGCGCGCCTGCGCTCCGACGCCGCCGTCGCCGACTTCCGCGACTCCGCCCCGAAGACCGCGCGCACCTCGTACGACTCCACGGTCACCGGCCCCGAGATCGGCACCGCCGAGCGGTATCTCGCCGCCCTCACCGACCAGGCGACGCTGTCCGACCGCGACCTGGCCACCGACGCCAGGCGCGTCGAGGCGGCCCTCTCCGCCCGCGTCGACATGATGCGCGGCGTCGAGTCCGCCCTCTACGACCGCCGCACCAAGGCCCTGGAGGAGCTGCGCGACGACGACGTCACCGCGCTGGAGATCCGCATCGCGATCCTCGGCGCCCTGATGCTGCTCGCCGTGGGCGTCGCCACGGGCATGGCCCGCAGTCTCACCCGGCCCCTCGCCGTACTGCGCCTCGGCTCCGCCCGGCTCGCGGCGGCCGAGGACCCGGCGGCTCAGGAGCCGGTCAAGTTCACCGGCCGCAAGGACGAGTTCGCCCAGGTCGTCGACTCGGTCAACGCCCTGCACGCGCACGCCCTCGCCCTCCACGAGCGCATCGGCACCCTGGAGTCCGACCGCAAGCACCTCGTCGGGCAGCGCCAGAAGATGGCCGACGCCCGTGAGGAGCTGCGCACCGAACTCGCCGAGTCCGCAGCCCAGCTGGACCGTCTGCGCGACAGCATCGGCAGCACCTTCGTCAACCTGGCCCTGCGCACCCTCGGCCTGGTCGAGCGTCAACTCGGCGTCATCGAGGGCCTTGAGGAGCGCGAGCAGGACCCCGAGCGCCTCGCCACCCTGTTCAAGCTGGACCACTTCGCCACGGTCATGCGCCGGCACAGCGAGAACCTCCTCGTCCTGGCCGGGACCGAGCACGTCCAGCAGCACGCCGGACCGGTTCCGCTGGTCGACGTCGTGCGCGCGGCGGTCAGCGAGATCGAGCGGTACGAGCGGGTCCGTATCGCCGCGTTGCCGCCGCACGCGCACGTGGCGGGCTTCGCGGCCGACGACCTCTCCCACCTGCTGGCCGAGCTGATGGAGAACGCCACCTCGTTCTCCCCGCCCGACCTGCCCGTCGAGATCTCCGGCTGGCTGCTGGAGAGCGGCGAGGTGATGCTCTCCGTCCAGGACGAGGGCATCGGCATGACCGACGAGCGCATGTCCCGCCTCAACTCCCGCCTCGCCGACTTCGACCCCGAGAACTCCTACGACCAGGAGGGCGACGAAGGCCTGGGCCTCGGTCTGTACGTCGTCGCCCGCCTCGCCCACCGTCACGGCGTCCGCGTTCAGCTGCGCGAGCAGAAGCAGGGCGGCATCGCGGCGGTCGCGGTCCTGCCGGGAGGCCTGCTGGCGGCGGCCCCACCCGCGGCGGTCCCCTCGGACACGCCGCACCGCACCGGCGCCCACACCTTCTCCCTCCCGGGCGCCGACGCGGAGGCCAACTCCAATGTCCTGCCCGGCCGCGCCAAGGGTGAGGACCCGCTGGTGGCGCTGGCGGAGCGGGCGGTACGCGAGACCGGCGACGCCGAGGAGGCCGTACGCCGGCCTGCGGCACCCGAGGCCGAGCAGGAGCGGGAGCATCCCGCCGAGACGACGATGGAGCTGCTGATCCCGGCGCAGGCGACGGGGGAGGAACCGACAGCAGCCGCCGAACCGGTAGCCGCCGAACCCGCGGCCGCCGAAGGCGAAGGCGAAGCCGAGGCGGTGCACGAACGAGTCCCCGACGACGCGGATGAACTCGTCACCGACAAGGGCCTCCCCAAGCGCACGCCGAAGATCACCGCCCCCACCCAGGCCCCGCGCCAGCGGACCGGCAGCGTCGACGCAGACGCCCTCCGCAGGAGGCTGGGCGGCTTCCGCCAGGGAGCGGCGGCCGGCTACCGCGACGTACAGGCAGAGATCGCCGAACACACGGGCCAGAACCCGGCACCGAGCACGGAAACCGAAGCAGCCACGGGGGGCACAGCCGAGGAGGCAAGCAGTTGA
- a CDS encoding response regulator transcription factor — protein sequence MEQTHTSHNGTAATPGAQRRVLVVEDDPTIVDAIAARLRAEGFLVQTAGDGPAAVDTAEAWQPDLLILDIMLPGFDGLEVCRRVQAQRPVPVLMLTARDDETDMLVGLGVGADDYMTKPFSMRELAARVHVLLRRVERAALAATTPRSGILRLGELEIDHAQRRVRVRSEDVHLTPTEFDLLVCLANTPRAVLSREQLLAEVWDWADASGTRTVDSHIKALRRKIGAERIRTVHGVGYALETPTP from the coding sequence ATGGAGCAGACACACACCTCCCACAACGGCACGGCGGCAACCCCGGGCGCTCAGCGCCGGGTCCTCGTGGTCGAGGACGATCCGACCATCGTGGACGCCATCGCGGCCCGCCTGCGCGCCGAGGGTTTCCTCGTGCAGACCGCGGGCGACGGTCCGGCGGCGGTCGACACGGCCGAGGCCTGGCAGCCCGACCTGCTGATCCTCGACATCATGCTGCCGGGCTTCGACGGCCTGGAGGTATGCCGCCGGGTGCAGGCCCAGCGGCCGGTGCCGGTGCTGATGCTGACCGCGCGGGACGACGAGACCGACATGCTGGTCGGGCTCGGCGTCGGCGCCGACGACTACATGACCAAGCCGTTCTCGATGCGGGAGCTGGCGGCACGCGTGCACGTGCTGCTGCGCCGCGTCGAGCGGGCCGCGCTGGCCGCCACGACCCCGCGGTCGGGCATCCTGCGGCTCGGCGAGCTGGAGATCGACCACGCTCAGCGGCGGGTGCGGGTGCGCAGTGAGGACGTTCATCTCACGCCCACCGAGTTCGACCTCCTGGTGTGCCTGGCGAACACCCCGCGCGCGGTGCTCTCCCGTGAGCAGTTGCTCGCCGAGGTGTGGGACTGGGCGGACGCGTCCGGCACCCGCACGGTCGACAGCCACATCAAGGCGCTGCGCCGGAAGATCGGCGCCGAGCGGATCCGTACGGTGCACGGCGTGGGCTACGCCCTGGAGACACCCACGCCATGA
- a CDS encoding sensor histidine kinase, with protein MSDGPAARRSPGEPWGGVRPFSIKTKLGALVIIAVLITTGLSMIAVRTQTELRFITVFSMIATLLITQFVAHSLTAPLDEMNAVARSISHGDYTRRVRENRRDELGDLAGTINLMADELEAQDQQRKELVANVSHELRTPIAGLRAVLENVVDGIAEADPETMRTALKQTERLGRLVETLLDLSRLDNGVVPLRMRRFEVWPYLSGVLKEANMVSSARGGMASGSGSHTRTDVHLHLDVSPPELTAHADPERIHQVVANLIDNAIKHSPPHGRVTVKARRGAQPESLVLEVLDEGPGIPKSDWHRVFERFNRGAVRRPHGPGSDGGTGLGLAIARWAVDLHGGRIGVAESERGCRILVTLPGQPSEPS; from the coding sequence ATGAGCGACGGACCGGCCGCACGGAGAAGCCCCGGCGAGCCCTGGGGCGGCGTACGTCCGTTCTCGATCAAGACCAAGCTGGGCGCGCTGGTCATCATCGCGGTGCTGATCACCACCGGCCTGTCGATGATCGCGGTGCGCACGCAGACGGAGCTGCGCTTCATCACGGTCTTCTCGATGATCGCCACACTGCTCATTACGCAGTTCGTGGCCCATTCGCTCACCGCGCCGCTGGACGAGATGAACGCGGTGGCCCGGTCCATCTCGCACGGCGACTACACCCGCCGGGTGCGTGAGAACCGCCGCGACGAGCTGGGCGACCTGGCCGGGACGATCAACCTCATGGCCGACGAGCTGGAGGCCCAGGACCAGCAGCGCAAGGAGCTGGTGGCGAACGTCTCGCACGAGCTGCGCACCCCGATCGCGGGCCTGCGGGCCGTCCTGGAGAACGTGGTCGACGGCATCGCCGAGGCCGACCCCGAGACCATGCGCACCGCGCTGAAGCAGACCGAGCGCCTCGGCCGGCTCGTGGAGACGCTCCTGGACCTGTCCCGCCTGGACAACGGCGTCGTACCGCTGCGCATGCGGCGCTTCGAGGTGTGGCCGTACCTGTCCGGTGTGCTGAAGGAAGCCAACATGGTGTCCTCCGCGCGCGGGGGCATGGCGTCGGGCTCCGGCAGCCACACCCGTACGGACGTCCATCTGCACCTCGACGTCTCCCCGCCCGAGCTGACGGCGCACGCCGACCCCGAGCGCATCCACCAGGTCGTCGCCAACCTCATCGACAACGCGATCAAGCACAGTCCGCCGCACGGCCGCGTGACGGTCAAGGCGCGGCGCGGGGCGCAGCCGGAGTCACTGGTGCTGGAGGTCCTGGACGAGGGGCCGGGGATTCCGAAGTCGGACTGGCACAGGGTCTTCGAGCGTTTCAACCGCGGCGCCGTCCGCCGGCCGCACGGGCCCGGCAGCGACGGCGGTACGGGTCTGGGGCTGGCGATCGCGCGCTGGGCCGTCGATCTGCACGGCGGCCGGATCGGGGTGGCCGAATCCGAGCGGGGTTGCCGGATTCTTGTCACACTTCCCGGGCAGCCTTCCGAACCAAGTTGA
- a CDS encoding rhomboid-like protein, whose product MERTAAGGLPGSAPGPGEAGLPEAAELLDGMPRQREPLGATAPGAATAPPSAPGAVTTQPSAPPLPRPGTRRRLLPTPAGTPFTFVYAAVLAVTSLVAAYADPALVHALHQGSSTDVAHLVGTPVTVLLASALWVAGGFVAPYTLAFLLVLTALERRIGGMRTAVVFLTGHVLATLATEVPVGLAVLAGHLPGSSLHRLDYGISFGVATGVGALSGLLRPWLRWPVLVLFGGTLLQGLVELTDPLTNWGHLIALAIGIAMWPLVRGWSAGEPAGIAGRGAGGAGG is encoded by the coding sequence TTGGAACGGACCGCAGCTGGGGGCCTGCCGGGTTCGGCTCCCGGGCCCGGTGAGGCGGGCCTGCCCGAGGCGGCCGAGCTGCTGGACGGGATGCCGCGGCAGCGCGAGCCACTGGGCGCGACGGCGCCGGGCGCCGCCACGGCGCCACCCTCCGCGCCGGGCGCCGTTACGACGCAGCCCTCCGCGCCGCCCCTGCCCCGCCCCGGCACACGCCGGCGGCTGCTCCCCACGCCCGCCGGCACGCCGTTCACCTTCGTCTACGCCGCCGTACTGGCCGTCACCTCGCTCGTCGCCGCGTACGCGGACCCCGCCCTTGTCCACGCCCTGCACCAGGGCTCCAGCACCGACGTGGCGCATCTCGTGGGGACGCCCGTGACGGTGCTGCTCGCCAGCGCGCTGTGGGTCGCGGGCGGGTTCGTAGCGCCGTACACGCTCGCCTTCCTGCTGGTGCTCACCGCGCTGGAGCGACGGATCGGCGGCATGCGGACGGCCGTCGTCTTCCTGACCGGGCACGTCCTGGCCACCCTCGCGACCGAGGTCCCGGTGGGGCTCGCCGTGCTGGCCGGCCACCTTCCCGGCAGCTCGCTGCACCGCCTCGACTACGGCATCAGCTTCGGCGTCGCCACGGGCGTCGGCGCGCTGAGCGGGCTGCTGCGGCCGTGGCTGCGGTGGCCGGTACTGGTGCTGTTCGGCGGGACGCTGCTCCAGGGCCTGGTCGAGCTGACGGACCCGCTGACCAACTGGGGGCACCTGATCGCCCTGGCCATCGGGATCGCGATGTGGCCGCTCGTGCGCGGGTGGTCCGCGGGGGAGCCCGCCGGCATCGCGGGGCGCGGCGCGGGCGGCGCGGGCGGCTGA
- the lon gene encoding endopeptidase La, translating to MASTSTPLTLPVLPLDDEVVLPGMVVPLDLNDADVRAAVEAAQAAARSQPGKPRVLLVPRIDGTYASTGVLGTVEQVGRLADGDPGALIRGRGRVKIGAGTTGPGAALWVEGARLDESVPDPLPGQVADLVKEYKALATAWLRKRGAWQVVDRVQAIDDVSALADNSGYSPFLSTEQKVELLETADPVARLKLATQQLRDHLAEQDVAETIAKDVQEGVDKQQREFLLRRQLEAVRKELREINGEQDGEESDDYRARVEAADLPENVREAALKEVDKLERSSDQSPEGSWIRTWLDTVLELPWNERTEDAYDILGAKEILDAEHAGLEDVKERITEYLAVRKRRTDRGLGVVGGRRGGAVLALVGPPGVGKTSLGESVAHAMGRKFVRVALGGVRDEAEIRGHRRTYVGALPGRIVRAIKEAGSMNPVVLLDEIDKVGSDFRGDPAAALLEVLDPAQNHTFRDHYLEVELDLSDVVFLATANVLEAIPEALLDRMELVRLDGYTEDEKIVIARDHLLPRQLERAGLNKDEVALDEGALRKLAGEYTREAGVRNLERSIARLLRKVAAQHELGERELPFTVLDGDLRGLIGRPHHVPESAQDPAERRTAVPGVATGLAVTGAGGDVLFVEASLADPETGAAGLTLTGQLGDVMKESAQIALSFLRSRGAELELPVADLKDRGVHIHFPAGAVPKDGPSAGITMTTALASLLSGRLVRTDVAMTGEVSLTGRVLPIGGVKQKLLAAHRAGVTTVIIPKRNEADLDDVPAEVLDKLDVHAVTDVRQVLELALSPATNGAAPEVPVAA from the coding sequence ATGGCTTCGACGTCCACACCGCTCACCCTGCCCGTGCTGCCGCTCGACGACGAGGTGGTGCTGCCCGGAATGGTGGTCCCGCTGGACCTGAACGACGCCGACGTACGCGCCGCGGTCGAGGCCGCACAGGCCGCCGCGAGGTCACAGCCAGGAAAGCCACGGGTGCTGCTGGTGCCACGCATCGACGGGACGTACGCGAGCACCGGTGTGCTCGGCACCGTCGAGCAGGTCGGCCGGCTGGCCGACGGCGACCCGGGCGCCCTGATCCGCGGTCGCGGCCGCGTGAAGATCGGCGCCGGGACGACCGGACCGGGTGCGGCCCTGTGGGTCGAGGGGGCCCGCCTCGACGAGAGCGTGCCCGACCCGCTGCCCGGACAGGTCGCCGACCTGGTGAAGGAGTACAAGGCCCTCGCCACCGCCTGGCTGCGCAAGCGCGGCGCCTGGCAGGTCGTCGACCGCGTCCAGGCCATCGACGACGTCTCCGCCCTCGCCGACAACTCCGGTTACTCGCCCTTCCTGAGCACCGAGCAGAAGGTGGAGCTCCTGGAGACCGCCGACCCGGTGGCCCGCCTGAAGCTCGCCACCCAGCAGCTGCGCGACCACCTCGCCGAGCAGGACGTCGCCGAGACCATCGCCAAGGACGTCCAGGAGGGCGTCGACAAGCAGCAGCGCGAGTTCCTGCTGCGCCGTCAGCTGGAGGCCGTACGCAAGGAACTGCGTGAGATCAACGGCGAGCAGGACGGCGAGGAGTCAGACGACTACCGCGCCCGCGTCGAGGCCGCCGACCTCCCCGAGAACGTCCGCGAGGCCGCCCTCAAGGAGGTCGACAAGCTGGAGCGGTCCTCCGACCAGTCGCCCGAGGGCTCGTGGATCCGGACCTGGCTCGACACCGTGCTCGAACTGCCGTGGAACGAGCGCACCGAGGACGCGTACGACATCCTCGGTGCCAAGGAGATCCTCGACGCCGAGCACGCCGGCCTGGAGGACGTGAAGGAGCGGATCACCGAGTACCTCGCGGTGCGCAAGCGCCGGACCGACCGCGGCCTGGGTGTCGTCGGCGGTCGGCGTGGCGGTGCCGTGCTGGCGCTGGTCGGCCCGCCCGGCGTCGGCAAGACCTCGCTCGGCGAGTCGGTCGCGCACGCCATGGGCCGCAAGTTCGTCCGTGTCGCCCTCGGCGGCGTACGGGACGAGGCGGAGATCCGCGGCCACCGGCGTACGTACGTCGGCGCGCTGCCCGGCCGGATCGTGCGGGCCATCAAGGAGGCCGGGTCGATGAACCCGGTGGTGCTGCTCGACGAGATCGACAAGGTGGGGTCCGACTTCCGGGGCGACCCGGCGGCCGCCCTGCTCGAGGTCCTGGACCCGGCCCAGAACCACACCTTCCGCGACCACTACCTGGAAGTGGAACTGGACCTGTCGGACGTGGTCTTCCTCGCCACCGCCAACGTCCTGGAGGCCATCCCGGAGGCCCTGCTCGACCGCATGGAGCTGGTCCGCCTCGACGGCTACACCGAGGACGAGAAGATCGTCATCGCCCGTGACCACCTGCTCCCGCGCCAGCTGGAGCGGGCCGGCCTGAACAAGGACGAGGTCGCCCTCGACGAGGGCGCCCTGCGTAAGCTCGCCGGCGAGTACACGCGCGAGGCGGGCGTCCGCAACCTGGAGCGGTCCATCGCGAGGCTGCTGCGCAAGGTGGCGGCACAGCACGAACTGGGCGAGCGGGAGCTGCCGTTCACCGTCCTCGACGGCGACCTGCGCGGCCTGATCGGGCGGCCGCACCACGTGCCCGAGTCCGCCCAGGACCCGGCGGAGCGCCGTACGGCCGTGCCGGGCGTGGCGACCGGGCTGGCGGTGACGGGCGCGGGCGGTGACGTCCTGTTCGTCGAGGCGTCGCTGGCCGACCCGGAGACGGGAGCGGCGGGGCTGACCCTGACCGGCCAGCTGGGTGACGTGATGAAGGAGAGCGCACAGATCGCCCTGTCCTTCCTCCGCTCGCGCGGCGCGGAACTGGAGCTCCCGGTCGCCGACCTCAAGGACCGGGGCGTGCACATCCACTTCCCGGCGGGGGCGGTCCCCAAGGACGGCCCGAGTGCCGGCATCACGATGACGACGGCGCTGGCATCGCTTCTGTCCGGCCGCCTGGTCCGCACGGACGTGGCGATGACGGGCGAGGTCTCGCTGACGGGCCGGGTGCTGCCGATCGGCGGCGTGAAGCAGAAGCTGCTGGCGGCACACCGCGCCGGGGTCACCACGGTGATCATCCCCAAGCGCAACGAGGCCGACCTGGACGACGTCCCGGCCGAGGTGCTGGACAAGCTCGACGTCCACGCCGTGACCGACGTCCGCCAGGTCCTGGAACTGGCGCTGTCGCCGGCCACCAACGGCGCGGCGCCGGAGGTTCCGGTCGCGGCGTGA
- a CDS encoding spermidine synthase: MPTSYDIPEVLDRREGPHGEVVLRRHGDLLQIIANGCFLMDTSDGRSERLLVDAALGALHGRPRPDVLIGGLGVGFSLAHAAADPRPGRITVVERERAIIDWHLDGPLSDFSAPALADPRTEILETDLVAHVHETSATYDALCLDIDNGPGWTVTEGNDSLYSPAGLAGCAGALRPGGVLAVWSAQPSPEFEETLCNAGFQQVRTEEIPVARGVPDVVHLAVRPG; the protein is encoded by the coding sequence ATGCCCACTTCGTACGACATCCCCGAAGTCCTGGACCGTCGCGAGGGCCCGCACGGTGAGGTCGTGCTGCGGCGGCACGGTGACCTGCTTCAGATCATCGCGAACGGCTGCTTTCTTATGGACACCTCCGACGGCCGCTCGGAACGGCTGCTCGTCGACGCGGCGCTCGGCGCGCTGCACGGGCGCCCGCGGCCCGACGTGCTGATCGGCGGGCTCGGCGTCGGGTTCTCGCTCGCACATGCCGCGGCCGATCCGCGCCCGGGAAGGATCACCGTCGTCGAGCGCGAGCGCGCGATTATCGACTGGCATCTCGACGGCCCGTTGTCCGACTTCTCCGCCCCGGCCCTCGCGGACCCGCGCACGGAGATTCTGGAAACGGATCTCGTGGCACACGTACATGAGACTTCCGCCACGTATGACGCACTGTGTCTCGACATCGACAACGGGCCCGGCTGGACTGTCACCGAGGGCAACGACAGCCTCTACTCACCGGCCGGACTGGCAGGCTGCGCAGGGGCGTTGAGGCCCGGTGGGGTGCTTGCCGTATGGTCCGCACAGCCATCACCGGAATTCGAAGAAACCTTGTGTAATGCCGGATTCCAACAGGTGCGTACCGAAGAGATCCCCGTTGCCCGGGGCGTTCCGGACGTCGTACACCTCGCCGTACGACCTGGATAG
- a CDS encoding roadblock/LC7 domain-containing protein — protein MTAPSTFGLSSEARNLHWLLTNLVEEVPGIQSVAVVSSDGLLLLSSDHARNEAAREARTDRPTGPRGSSADLATIVSGIGSLTIGAAKLMQFGGVKHTMVAMDEGSLFVMSISDGSLLGVHGSADCDMSVVAYHMALFVGRAGHVLTPELRSELRKSLEAASAGSTR, from the coding sequence TTGACCGCGCCCAGTACCTTCGGACTGAGCAGTGAAGCCCGCAATCTGCACTGGTTGTTGACGAATCTGGTCGAGGAGGTGCCGGGCATCCAGTCAGTCGCGGTGGTCTCCTCCGACGGGTTGCTCCTGCTCTCCTCGGACCACGCCCGCAACGAGGCTGCCCGGGAAGCCAGGACCGACCGGCCCACCGGACCCCGGGGCTCCTCCGCCGACCTCGCCACCATCGTGTCCGGCATCGGCAGCCTCACCATCGGTGCCGCCAAGCTGATGCAGTTCGGCGGCGTGAAGCACACGATGGTCGCGATGGACGAGGGCAGCCTGTTCGTGATGTCCATCAGCGACGGCTCGCTGCTCGGCGTGCACGGCTCCGCGGACTGCGACATGAGCGTGGTGGCCTACCACATGGCGCTCTTCGTCGGCCGGGCCGGCCACGTCCTCACCCCCGAACTCCGCAGCG